A single Bufo bufo chromosome 6, aBufBuf1.1, whole genome shotgun sequence DNA region contains:
- the LOC121004527 gene encoding oocyte zinc finger protein XlCOF29-like encodes MTTVPTIQDPLSGYLLYKILLLIDPSRMDRDRNKMAESIINLTLEILFRLTGEDYTVVKKTSSERCQTPVSEARGRTLSPITGPPPHPLIHEEINREKILKLTNRMIELLTEEVGMLGHYKGIL; translated from the exons ATGACCACA gttcctacaatacAGGATCCACTCAgtggatatcttctatataagatccttctTCTGATTGACCCATCAAGAATGGATAGGGACAGGAacaagatggcggagagtataataaatctcaccctagagatcctcttccggcttactggagag gactacacagtagtgaagaagacctctagtgagcgctgtcagaCCCCTGTGTCTGAAGCAcggggaagaaccctgagcccaatcacggggcctccacctcaccccctgatacatgaggaaatcaatagagagaagatcctaaAGCTCACCAATaggatgattgagctgctgactgaagaggtgggaatgctgggacattataaagGAATTCTATGA